The Monodelphis domestica isolate mMonDom1 chromosome 7, mMonDom1.pri, whole genome shotgun sequence genome window below encodes:
- the GGT6 gene encoding glutathione hydrolase 6, whose protein sequence is MEQQRIDSQARPLGSVKYQKLLLLECGSEEEEEETEAVLFPDLGHPRAPPENSSQSRQSRHEAWARILSGLLLLGLSSYLAARQLQARRVSDRGQETATPEIQSLGQDTSGHHHGPGVYPHGVVISGSDTCSILGRNLLLDGGNVVDAGVATALCLALVHPHETGLGAVFWALFHNSSSHQTMALTPAPAQALAPGLGMPGALPALRHLHRRLGHLPWPRLLAATIALARDGFSVDKALAGALAERNAAGRATGLCPLLCHPNGTVLGQGAQVTNLGLAAVLQRAAQAPETDDQLLGALLPPLAQDLSLEELPGGTMPTLEPALQLALPQGLLFTTPGPTAGELLLNVVKNPLRAGGLISDPCPEFLAATQHAYAKVTPAAPVGSILAAMDHEGSVLLLASSLNSTFGSGRLSPSTGVFLSDFVGGSHAATWACPALLCCGPEGDVLALAAPGGSLAPLAVAETLLGHLALQQPLPEAVTQPRLRLQLGSDGAPQSCRRTPPNPGSPNPEPLLLVTTHAEHVRAAGVPAGYYPSQGH, encoded by the exons AAATTCCTCCCAAAGCAGGCAAAGCAGGCATGAGGCCTGGGCCCGGATACTCTCAGGCCTCCTGCTGCTTGGACTAAGCTCCTACTTGGCGGCCAGACAGCTGCAGGCCAGGAGGGTCTCAGACCGGGGCCAGGAAACAGCAACCCCTGAGATCCAGAGCCTGGGTCAGGACACATCCGGACACCACCACGGTCCTGGCGTCTATCCTCATGGAGTAGTTATCAGTGGGTCAG ACACATGCTCCATCCTAGGGAGAAACCTGCTGCTGGATGGAGGGAACGTGGTGGATGCAGGGGTGGCAACTGCCCTCTGCCTGGCATTAGTGCATCCCCATGAAACAGGATTAG gTGCCGTGTTCTGGGCCCTGTTTCATAACAGTTCATCTCATCAAACCATGGCCCTGACCCCAGCTCCAGCCCAGGCTCTGGCCCCTGGCCTGGGGATGCCCGGGGCTCTGCCTGCCCTCCGCCATCTACACCGAAGACTGGGCCACCTGCCCTGGCCCCGACTGTTGGCTGCCACCATTGCCCTGGCCCGAGATGGCTTCTCCGTAGACAAAGCCCTGGCAGGGGCCCTGGCAGAACGGAATGCAGCAGGCCGGGCCACAGGTCTCTGCCCACTACTGTGCCACCCCAATGGGACTGTGCTGGGCCAGGGTGCCCAGGTTACCAACCTGGGCCTGGCTGCTGTACTCCAGAGAGCTGCGCAGGCTCCTGAGACGGATGATCAGCTTCTGGgtgctctccttccccctctggCACAAGACCTAAGTCTAGAAGAGCTCCCAGGGGGCACCATGCCCACACTGGAGCCAGCCCTACAGCTTGCATTGCCCCAAGGCCTGCTGTTTACCACCCCAGGCCCCACGGCTGGTGAACTGCTGTTAAATGTAGTGAAAAACCCCCTTCGGGCAGGGGGGCTGATCTCTGACCCCTGCCCGGAGTTCCTGGCAGCCACCCAACATGCATATGCCAAGGTCACTCCTGCAGCCCCCGTAGGGAGCATCTTGGCAGCCATGGACCACGAAGGCTCTGTGCTCCTCCTGGCCTCCTCCCTCAATAGCACCTTCGGCTCTGGACGGCTGTCACCATCCACAGGGGTCTTCCTGAGTGACTTTGTGGGAGGTTCCCATGCTGCCACTTGGGCCTGCCCTGCGCTGCTGTGCTGTGGTCCTGAAGGGGACGTGCTGGCGCTGGCAGCTCCTGGAGGGTCCTTGGCACCTCTGGCTGTGGCTGAGACCTTGCTTGGCCACTTGGCTCTTCAGCAGCCCTTGCCCGAAGCCGTCACTCAGCCCCGGCTCCGGCTCCAGCTTGGGTCTGATGGGGCTCCTCAGAGCTGCAGGAGGACCCCTCccaacccaggatctcccaaccCCGAGCCCCTGCTTCTAGTGACCACCCATGCTGAACACGTCAGGGCCGCAGGAGTCCCAGCTGGGTACTACCCTTCACAGGGGCACTAG